Proteins from one Rosa chinensis cultivar Old Blush chromosome 7, RchiOBHm-V2, whole genome shotgun sequence genomic window:
- the LOC112175194 gene encoding prolycopene isomerase 2, chloroplastic has translation MSSFPNTLQFLQPLSHASTKSLRKSVLARNSSNGSVSLKQIKTTPLPGKAEADVVVIGSGIGGLCCAGLLARYQQDVLVLESHDLPGGAAHSFEIKGFQFDSGPSLFSGFQSKGPQANPLGQVLDALGEIIPCASYDSWMVYLPEGEFLSRIGPTDFFKDLEKYASANAVQEWKKLLDAILPMSAAAMALPPLSIRGDLGVLSTAGARYAPALLKSFAQMGPKGALGATKLLRPFSEIMDSLELKDPFIRNWVDLLAFLLAGVKSNGILSAEMVYMFAEWYKPGCCLEYPLHGSGAVVEALVRGMQKFGGRISLGSHVEKIVVENGRATGVKLRSGQFIRAKKAVVSNASMWDTLNLLPKEVVPKSYEKRIEMTPQCESFMHLHLGFDAECTHKDLGIHHIVVNDWDRGVDADQNVVLISVPSVLSPDLAPPGKHVLHAYLPGTEPFDLWKGLDRKSTAYKELKAERSEVMWRAVERALGPGFSREKCEVKLVGSPLTHQRFLRRNRGTYGPAVEAGKDSIPGHSTPIPQLYCCGDSTFPGIGVPAVAASGAIVANSLVSVAQHSQLLDAIGI, from the exons ATGTCCTCATTCCCAAATACTCTGCAGTTTCTCCAACCTCTTTCTCACGCTAGCACCAAATCCCTCAGAAAATCAGTTTTGGCGCGAAACTCTTCAAATGGCTCTGTCTCCctcaaacaaatcaaaactacCCCACTCCCAG GCAAAGCAGAGGCTGATGTTGTAGTCATTGGGAGTGGTATAGGTGGATTGTGTTGTGCCGGGCTATTAGCTAGGTACCAGCAAGATGTCCTTGTCTTAGAGAGTCATGATCTACCCGGCGGTGCTGCTCATTCATTTGAGATTAAAGGCTTTCAATTTGACTCCGGCCCATCTTTGTTCTCTGGTTTTCAATCCAAAGGCCCTCAGGCCAATCCTCTTGGACAA GTTCTGGATGCATTGGGTGAGATAATTCCTTGTGCCAGTTATGATTCATGGATGGTCTACCTACCTGAAGGTGAATTTCTGTCGCGCATTGGTCCCACAGACTTTTTCAAG GACCTTGAGAAGTATGCAAGTGCAAATGCTGTTCAAGAATGGAAAAAGCTTTTG GATGCCATTCTTCCAATGTCTGCAGCTGCAATGGCTCTGCCTCCACTTTCTATCCGAGGGGATTTGGGTGTTCTTTCTACTGCTGGAGCTAGATATGCTCCCGCTCTATTAAAATCTTTTGCTCAAATGGGACCTAAGGGAGCGCTTGGTGCCACAAAGCTACTAAGACCATTTTCAGAAATCATGGACTCATTAGAACTGAAAGATCCCTTTATACGTAATTGGGTGGATCTACTGGCTTTCTTGCTTGCTGGGGTGAAATCTAATGGTATACTTTCAGCAGAGATG GTTTATATGTTTGCGGAGTGGTATAAGCCAGGTTGCTGTCTTGAATACCCTCTTCATGGAAGTGGTGCAGTTGTTGAAGCTCTTGTTCGGGGAATGCAGAAGTTTGGTGGAAGGATTTCTTTAGGAAGTCATGTTGAAAAAATTGTTGTTGAAAACGGTCGAGCCACTGGGGTCAAGCTAAGAAGTGGACAA TTTATACGTGCTAAGAAGGCTGTTGTTAGTAATGCATCTATGTGGGACACTCTAAATCTATTACCTAAAGAAGTTGTTCCAAAGTCATACGAGAAAAGGATTGAGATGACCCCTCAATGTGAATCCTTCATGCATCTTCATTTGGGATTTGATGCTGAG TGTACGCATAAAGACTTAGGAATTCATCATATAGTTGTCAATGATTGGGATAGAGGGGTTGATGCTGACCAGAATGTTGTTTTGATATCTGTACCAAGTGTACTAAGTCCGGATCTGGCACCACCTGGGAAACATGTCTTGCATGCCTATCTTCCAGGAACTGAACCCTTTGATTTGTGGAAAGGATTGGACCGTAAAAGTACTGCATACAAAGAGCTCAAAGCTGAAAGATCTGAG GTTATGTGGAGAGCTGTGGAGCGGGCACTTGGTCCTGGGTTTAGCCGTGAAAAATGCGAGGTCAAGTTAGTTGGTTCTCCATTGACGCATCAAAGATTTCTTCGAAGGAACCGAGGAACATATGGGCCAGCAGTAGAAGCTGGTAAAGACTCTATTCCTGGACACTCCACTCCGATTCCTCAACTTTATTGCTGTGGAGATTCTACTTTTCCTGGCATTGGAGTCCCTGCAGTTGCTGCTAGTGGTGCCATTGTTGCCAATTCACTAGTTTCTGTTGCTCAACACTCTCAACTTCTTGATGCAATTGGAATCTGA